Genomic segment of Apium graveolens cultivar Ventura chromosome 7, ASM990537v1, whole genome shotgun sequence:
GCTTGTTCGGCTTGGTCACAACCATCTGCGAAATAATGCCTTCTTTGCCTGAAAGCAATTCGATTGCACGCTTTCCTTCTGGGACAGTGAAATGGTTCGAGTCTATGTATCGGACTGCCCTGTTCGATTCAACAATCCAGCCTGGTAACGACGATGTTTCTTCATCAAGGTTGGTTGGAAGTAAGACACCTAGAGATGCATTACGGAACATCCATGGACCTTCTTCAAAGTCACCATTTAGCACGGCATTATCTGTTTAAATTGCAGGCATTGATAAGCCCAGATACAGGGTTGCAGAAAAGTATAAATGTAAATAGTACAATAGCAATTATAGATTTATTTATATATAGAATTACATCAATATAAAATGGATTACCTTTGACTTTCTCTGGGACAAACAATTTCTTAACTGCAATATCATCAATAATGGGCCCACAAGTGGGGTCATCCTCCATCCCAGGATTTCTAAACACAACTCGCACATCATCTTCCTCAACCTGAACAGCCCATGCGTAAGTATCCCAACCCTGAACACTATACAATGTTTGTAAATCAATGGTCTGCGACGCAGGTGGCACAGACACGTTCAGTGACTCTAGCTGAGCACAAGTCCGAGCCGCGCTAAATGTGACTGAGTAAATTGAGCCTTTTTCTAGCTTGACTTCTTGGCTTATCTCGGCGTCATTACCCAGCCGAACTGCATGTTCACCTTCGGGTACAATGAGGATCATGCCACCTTGTTTTTCACCTGAGGATATTATTTCGACAGTCCCATTTGCTTTCCAGCTGGGGATTGAGACGGGGCCGTCGGATACCCCAAAGTTGGAGAAACCACCGGGTGGCGGGGTCTCGAAATCACCATTGATCAGTAAACCTGCATTAAGCATTCTCCAACAGTTATCGGACTCTGATCATTTGAACTACGAGACTTCAACTTCGATTAATGAGAATcgaatttaataatttttaaaacactgGGTTATATTACACGTTacaataagaaattaaaattttaattttttcttttcgAACCGAGAATAAAATCATGTATGTACATAAATTTGTGGTGCGCTTGTAAATTTGGTCTGTGACACAAATTAAGGAGGTTTTTTGTCACATAGCAAGGAGCATGTTCTGAGAATCTCTGAATATAATTGCCACATCTTACATATTTTGGGTGAACCGCGTCAAGCAAGCTGTCTTTGGGACCCTTTTCTTCTTACTCCTGCCTTGTTTTACTAACTTTTTGACTCACTATTTTAACGTGAAATGAACCAGTCAAGTACATGGCCATACTGGAAAACATTATAAAAGTAGCATACACAAGTAAAATGTTGGACAAACAAACACAAAAGTCACTGCATCTTATCCTGTTTAGATCTAGGTCTGGGTATAACAATTTGGTTATACCTCTTGGGCACCTTCATATCTCGTGTGCCCCGTTCACAATATTCCCGATGTGCCCCACGTCCAATAACTTATCAAGTGATTTTTCTAAACACGCATGACCATACAATATCATCTGTTAGATTTTTATGAAAATGCTACATTTCTGGCAATTAACTCTCCGCCTCCATCAACAACAATTTACCAAATGTGGGTCAATATTAACAATTTACACCAGGATGCAATGATTTTGATAGGAAATATTATCTACCTACTGTGATTCACTTCAAGTATAGTAAAGTCAGTGGTCCATACAAACTGTTGTTCCTTGACTGCTGAGTGCAAAACTTGTGAATAATAATGGTGATTCCCCGACACTACAAATATATTTAAATTTGGCATTTCATTTTCTGGCATAAGCTATGAAAGCACATTGCCTGTATCTGACCTGTGTTCCAATAACAAGTGGAGTAACTAGTAGTCTAGTAGCACTCAGTTGTAACACAGATTCAACTAGTCCTGATCTCCTTCATATTAGAACACTAGTTTAGAATTTAGTGTCAAACTAGGTGTGGATGTTTCATTAAGCTATTATTGCAATTCTTTTTCTGTCACACTAGCAAATTTAAATCTTACCATGCCTATTCTAGAAGTTTGACTGTATCTGAGCTACACAGTAATTAAGGTCATCACAGTCTATgagttttaaattatttaaaattaatcataattaattaataagtaaATTTAAAGACAAGTTCTGCTTTACACTTGAGTTTTGGGTCCATGTCATGTAAACTAATGTCATTTGACCAAATACTAAATATGTAATCTATGCATAAACAAAGTGATTAAACTCTTATAGTTTAACATTAGCTCTTTTAGTTTAAACATGTCAATGTCCTGTTCTGGTGTGTGTGTGCGTGTTAATTTTTTTTCCTAGACAACTTTATTTTACAAGTTTGTTATAAAAAAATGTTTATTTTAAACAGAAATTAAAGATTTCCAAACTCTGCCTAACCTTTTTACTGCATAAAAATCTATATTACATACTTCAGTAGTTTAGCTGGATTTCTTGCAAAAACTTTACTCGCTCTGTCCCATTGAATTCTAtacgttacttttcggcacgctttttaatattcatttaaaacataactccataatatttttttttaattttttttcctgtttaaacttttattaaaaaaaagaaaattttaaaaaattattatgaaattatacTTTATAGAAACCTTgaaatacgtgcaaatagtaAACGTTGAGATGTGGGACGGAGATAATACTTTTTATCCTATgtaaaatgttcaactcgaaaTGCACCAAAACTACCCTCAAAATTTTGAACTTGAAGAGTAAACTACAATAACAACAATGTGGCTAGATTTCCAGAAAAGTAAGAAGTAAACCAAACTATTTACTTGAGCTACATAGTAGTTGAGATCTCTTTTGACAAGAACACCCATCAAATCACACCACAATCCACTTATAGTTCTGGGGCTAAACTATTACTAATGATGTAGCCTGTATGGACTTAACATAGCACAATTAATTAGAACCAATGATAAGAAAAGTtgtaaaagaaagagaaagaaatcATACCATCTTCTACTTGTGCAGCAACTTGATGTGCCACTAGAAGAGCACAAACTGCCACCCATTTCCATCCTGTTGAGTTCCAAACCATCTTCATACCCATCTccttctccctctctctctccctcctctctctctgTGACTACGTGGTCTCTCTCTATCTATAAATCTCTCTCTCTGTCACTATGTGGTCTCTGTATCTTATAAACAGAGAACAATATGGGAGCTTGAAAAAAGAGGAGACAGAGCAAGTATCATTTTATACAAAGAATCCAAGCTAGTGTCTAGTACAAACTAGTGTGAACTTCACAGTACTCCCTCTGCCCCTAAGAACGTTTCCCATTTGTATTGGACACGTTTGCCAATGTACACTTTtaattgttaatatttttatttccgtagtagtattaaatataaaaatttcactgtattaaagtATTCATAAATACGAATCTAACAAAATCACTCACGACTATATTTGCTTTTATAGATTAGatgtaaattagtagtcaatcgcttatCGTGAACAGTGTACAAAATCAAAACGGGAAATGTATTAAGGGACGGAGGAAGTACTTTTTTACAAGCTGTACACATTTGTATCTCTACGTGATATTTTAAAATAGTAAAATGATCGAGAAACAGTTGGTGCAAATCCAACCGATATCTAAAAATTTAAATTTGGGGAAGATTATCCAAATTTCATTCTAAGTGAtaatccaaatttggatcagtaGATTGGATCTACTGATAGTTTTGTTTTTTATAgtttaaattgatttttgattttttaattatataattaatagttaacaaaatttatttttaaaataaagaggCACATATTGCACTTAGAGATACATTAATTGAGCATTTGTGAGAAAAATATACTAATTCGAAAAATTAATTTGTATAAAATATCAATTGatattttgtatgttaattattgcaataaatgtgttttcgtgaattaagtgcacaattttaatatttttatgtgtattaatttttttatttaattaatttatgaaattttatataaattattaataatgaTTAAGCGATAAATTTAAGGTAAAATTatttaatatgatatttatatattattatatgtaaaaagtaatttaaatcaaatatttaaaTTGTTAGACTTGGTCAGAAATTTGGATAAGAATTTGGATTTTTGGATCATAATGAAGATgaacttaatttttttttttttaacgaGAAAAAGTTTAATCTAAGTTAAACTAAAGGGATCTATTTAAATTTACATGATTGCAGTTTTGGAGTATAAAGATAAAAAACGGAAAAAGGAGTTCCCCACTCGTGGATCCACAATTTTTTTGACATTCTTCCGTGTATTAAGAACTTGATGGCCCACCGCCGAATTTTCTCAATCATGAAAGCCACTCGTGACCTTTACTTTTTTCTTATTTGCATAGAAGAGAATGATACTTTTACACTTTTTTTTTTGGATTTTCATCCAACTCTTTACATTTTAAAATTTATCCAAAATAGTTAATGAATCCCATTACTTTTCCACTTTTTCTCTCTTTTTACGCTACTTTTACTTCATCATCTCccttttatatattaaaaatcaatggGTCTCACCACTTCACtcacttttctttctctttttcaatactttatACGTGTTTCTTAGACTCCGTACCCAACCCAAACGTAAAGAATTGgccgggacggagggagtaattaTTTTTTCTAGGGATTCATTATCATCGAAATTTATTTGTTCCGTTTGTTACTAGCTTTGATATCATGAAATGAAACAAATTGGTAATCTCATGCCCTATGTCATCGCAGAGCAAAATTCAATCGAAGTTCTTGTAATTATAAGCCGAGGTACTGCCTTTTTCACCGTTCTCTTACAACTAGGCTTTTCAAGGCGAGGTAAAGAAATGGGCGAACCGCCCTTGACCCGACTCGACCGGGGTTGAACAATCTCCTCTAAATTCTTTGACACAATTATGAACATTAAAATTTTACATTATTGAAGTATACGGAGCGAGATGGTATTTGTATGATAAAACATATCTCTTCCTGAATACAATATAACTGGTATGATAACGTGTGCAATGTACGGATTTCATTTAAATCGTATTATTTGAcaattttgatttttaaaatagaTTACTCGTAATTTTTGAAGTATCACATATTATTATTTTTGACATATTTTACGTTGTTAATGCGATATATATggctaaatatatatttttttaaaaatgatactagCTTGAGCTTCTTATATAAATTTCATATGTAATCATAACAATATACTCTAATTTAAGAATTTCTTAGgaattttatatataattaaaaaactGTAACGAAGAAAGACAAAATAATACAAATTTTCAAAAACATATCCTTAAGTAAGTAGACTAACCTGTGTGAATGTGTATTTAAGTGCTCAAATTAGAGTTAAGAATTAATCATATACTCTTATTTTTTGTAAATATATTTAATCATAACCGTACATTTAAATCTAATATACACTTCACCTCCGTTCTTATGCACCCTGCATGTTTTACATTATTTTTGGCATTAGTGATGTTATCTTTACATATCCTCCATTTGTACATCATCATCGTCATTATCGTtcctgatatatatacatatatgtatattatatatttacaaCATCTTTCCTTGGCCATTCGTTCGTATCTTTGAATCGACCACAAATCCACCATTTCAACAGCCACTTACGAACAATTTTGTCTAAATTATAGCTTCATTCCCAACCACACTTCCGTAaactcatttttttcatttttcataCTACCACAATAGATATGAGTTTATAAAAcccccataattattattttcaTATCCTCTACCATCGGCAACACCATAAACAATACCTTTAAACactttcaaaattttatataTCGAAAATTATGGTAATTTGTGTTTCAAATTTTGTTTATTTGGGTTCAGATTTTAGTGATTTTTGTAATTTTGGTAGTGTCGATGTGATCTTATCAAAGATTTTTAGTGATTTCAGTTTgatttgttgataatttttgtAGTGCTGCGTGGAAGGTGGTTTGACAATGATGGTGATATTGGGAATATGTCGCTAGGGGTGATGTTATCGGTATATTGGtaaaaaatgatttaagaatatATTACTCAACTTATATGTAAATAATAGCATATATTATATATGCTATAATGTATATTTTTTCCCTAAAACTCTATAggtgattatatatatatatatatgcatatttcATATAGTCATACATTAAAAATTTACTTATATTAaagtaaaattttaaaaattaataaatacaattaatTAGTTATTTTTAGAATCCGTCTTTTTAAGTACAATCAATTTCGTTGCCCCTAAATTCCCAtcattatcattatttatgtatTGTTTACAATGTAGTATCATTTTACCTGGTTTAAACCTTAAAATTGATATAACATGAAAGTTTTATATGGTTTCACAATTACATTTATATAGGGAATACAATAATCCTTTTATAATTGGTCGAGTGTATATTAGTATTTTTATAacttataaaaaaatattttggcTTATACTAAATACAATATATTGgctaaataattataaaattttaattattagtggGGAGAAATTTACTGTTacttttatatttattaaatctTGAAACAATGTTAAATTGAATGAAGTTAGTGAGTTTTCTGTGGATGTAGTTAATGGTTTTTAAAAGAATATCATAAATTTTTTTGGTGTAGTTGGTGGAGATATGAACATAATTATCTCATAATGCTATGCTCATTGGTTCAATTCTCATGACACACAGAGGGATAAATGGTTAATTTTTCAAGTAATTTGAAAGAAAATTAAAGGAAGGTAGTGAGTTTTTTGTGCACGTAGTTAATGAGTTTCTAAAAAAGTATCATTAATGTCTTTGGTGTAGTGGTTGGAGATGTGAACCTAATTATTTACTTCGCTTCACTGCCGGGTGTATAGCCTGTAGTAAAGTGGAGTCTTTGATGATTTGGtattgtttttttttaaaatattattttcctaattttttctttatttattaattatattttgaaAAGTGTTGGCATACTTTTTAGGAAGATGTCCGtcaaccgaccaaacgaaacgATATTTCACTAATAATAGTATTagtattattttattaaatattactattttttattttttcttgatttattaattatattgttatattatcatttaaattacTAATATTAATTTTGTATAGTTCCCTACAAAAGAGGTAAAAAAGAAGTTGAGTGCAATTaaaaattaagttggataataattcatagagtttgtagttaaaTTAGATACATCagttttttaataaaattatatttctTTAAACTTTGTTTTGGAAGTTGTTAGCATActttttaggaaggtgttaaccaaccgactaaacgaaaccatgtttcgcttataataatattagtattgatagggaataaataaatcctgattacgtagttaatgttgtattaattacacatgatttgggctgcaaggcccaataataagatgtatgatatttagaccaaaaaggttaacacattgatcaggcctgatggaccagatcagacccattaattaataaaggaaaaatcagctattgagaagagtcccaataaggacataaatccttgtagattggcctctaAGGAACttcatgggataaggaatcagcttcctacttcctaggactccaaagttcattctaactcagagacttgaccaccaagtctcctataacaagtccaattcaaggactcccaacatctatataaggggcctcaccccacaaatcagaactacgttttttgacttgatccttggcaatcagcaaggtacgtaggcatcttgttaaggcagattgagtcacgaaacacaagagcagtcaaatcgagtctcgaagctcacgttccttagtaataaatacaacaatcatataccttagtttttaatccataatatttggcgtcgtctgtgggaaagcacaacaatcatgacgagaacacggagaacaattagagctcttgaggaaggaacaccatcggggacaacccaagtgatttcgtcaaccgtggagatacctcctcattcaacttatgcagctacccaaggagaagcccagataggggcaactcaacctcagccacaagggacgattccctcggttattcaaggtacgaatccccaagttcaacaactacatgcacttgtgaattctcgacccatcgggtacgaatatttaactgttgtgactactaaccccccttatgggatgcccctttaccccgaggttggatGAAGTGGATATGCTTGGACTGAGTGAAGCATgagggcgatcgcccccatatatacgaggtttggctcctatccctgaggatcaggaattttctggtccttacactgagagagactccgaatcttcggatgatgaagtagccccgagaaggagacgtgctggcaaagagccgatggctgatggtagccaacgtcctcaaagcacccaaggaacgaatccccaagaagtgccggaaaggatcagggctcacgaggctgaggcgcgacttggaggcgcaccagaccatCATACCCCcaatacctcctagggggagaaatcttcctcctattatagacctggatggtccagtacagagaagggctgatgtcccaagggctgatccaagcaatcttcttccccttggagatcctgatgatcctactccgcccttcactgaagaaataatgaatgcccatatctcaaggaagttcaagatgccaactatcaaagctttTGATGGCACgagagatcccgctaatcatgttaggacactctaatgcactgctgttgcagcccgtgaatgatgctattaagtgtcgggcctttcctcaaaccttgtcgggtatggctcaaaggtggtatagtcgtttgcccccaaactctattgggtcattcagagaattaagtcaggctttcatTAAACAGTTTATTAGTGTgatagtgcatgagaaaagttcagcatccctcatgagcattgtgcagggagcgaaggaatccttaagagactacTTGAATCGTTTTACGAaagaagctttaaaagtcccggaccttaaTGACAAGGTCGcaatgatagcactgcaacaaggaactggggatgagtttttcaagatatccttggccaaacgccctcctgaaagcatgttgcagctccaggatagggcagggaagtacatcaaagtggaagagagcatgaggaagtCCGTAGTGaataatgagcccactggaggcaagaagcggaaaactgacctggaatatatcgctaaggacaagtatcctagaactgagcaaaaccctgattcaacctccaagaagggaggacctgggcaaaattTCACTGAATACGCCAAgatgaatgctcctagaagccagatcttgatggaaatcgagaaagatcgagatattcgttggcctaagcccttgaaggctgatcctgccaagctagataagagcaagtattgcagatttcacaaagatgttggtcatgacaccgatgaatatagacaactgaaagatgaaattgagttcctcattcgaaaaggaagattgaacaaatacactggagaaggaggggataggaataaaaatggaagaaagaactttgaagatcgtaagAGGGACCAAGAggatcaggggcggaatccccaacctagaagACCGGTTATAAACGCAATTTTTGGAGGgtcgcgacctcgagggcctgtgataaacacaatctttgaaggaccaactgttgctggattatccagaaactccagaaaagcatatactagagaggttatacatattgttggagaagccccgaagagggccaggacagaagtgacattggcttttgatgattctgacctagagggtgtgaaatttcctcatgacgacccgctggtcataacaccgataataggaaatagcccagtCAAGAgagtccttgtggataatggtgcttcagtggatatcttgctccatgacgcctttctaaggatgggatataacgattcccaattgaccccaactgacatgccgatatatggatttgcgggagtagagtgccccgtggaagggataatcaagttgtcaaccaccataggtcaggaaccaaggcaaacaacgcagatgttggactttgtggtggtaaaggctaattcaacttataatgctatcatggggagaacagagatacatgccttcaatgcagtcccttcttcctaccattcagttatgaagtttcccacccggaatgggattggagaagagagaggagatcaaaaaatggctagaagctattatgtagcctctttgagggcagatggagttggggggcaggttcctcctattgaagatatggatatccgagagaatgatgagaaaagaggaaagccaacagaagacttggtttcaatttctttagcccccgagaatcctgagaggatgactttcattagagccacactcgaggagccccttagagggaagttggtgagatttttgcaagaaaatagtgatgtgtttgcatggtcagcagctgatatgccaggcatagacccataACTTATTACTCACAAgttgaatgtggacccaaatcggaagacagtgaagcaaaagaaaagaaactttgcccccgaaagacaagaagctataaaatagaaggttgagaagctcttagagtctggtttcattgaggagatataGTTTCCTgaatggttagcaaatcctgtaatggtgaagaaggccaatggaaagtggaggatgtgtatagacttcactgatctgaatgatgcatgccctaaggactgttttccgctgccaaggattgatactttgatagatgccactgctgggcatgagatgctgagcttcatggatggatttagtggatacaatcagattaaggtgcacaaggatgacattccaaaggtatcattcatcactgactttggtgtttattgttatcttgctatggcatttggtcttaagaatgcaggagccacctatcaaaggttggtaaataaaatttttaaggatcttattggcaagactatggaagtctatgttgatgacatgttagtcaagagtctagtaaagactaatcatataacccatttgagggaagcttttgaggtcctgaggtaccacaagatgatgttaaatcctacaaagtgtgctttcggagtagatctggaaaatttttgggatcgATGGTCTctaagagagggatcgaggccaaccccgataaaataaaggcaatcatggacatggaaccaccaaaaactgtcaaggatgttcagaagcgcacaggaagggttgctgcgctgggacgattcatctccaagtcaggagacaagtgtttgtcgttcttcaagtcactaaaaaacattaaggagtttgtatggagtgaggaaaaccagaaggaattcgaggaattaaagaaatatatggcccagtccccgttgttggccaagccagctttgaatgaagttttgtacttgtacttagccgtttcagagagtgccttgagcgctgtattggttaaggaggaactgaaaatccagaaacccgtatactatgtcagcaaaattttgcatggtgctgagttgaattattcaactattgagaaatttgctctagccttggtaatgacttcaagaaagttacgtccttactttcaggctcatcaaattgaggtgctaacaaatcagcccctgagaaatatcattcatagtcccaaggctagtgggaggttgatcaagtgggcaatagagctgggagaattcgacatcaagtataagccacgaatggcaataaaagcccagacattagctgacttcgtggtggaatgtaccatacccaacctagaaatcggggggcaggaagataccatacctcaagacaaggaagttgataagggggacaaagaaaaggatgataatgaaaaagaatattgggttctctattttgatggagcatcaaaaacaaactcaagtggagcaagtttggttttacaaagccccgatgggttcttgattgagtatgccatgaagttagacttcccgaccacgaacaatgaggctgaatatgaagctctgatagctggcctcggcctagcagggacacttagagtcaagaacttaaaagtccgtgAAGATTCGAAGCTGGtcgtatcccaggtaaagggagagtttgaggcaaggaaagatacgatggctaagtttgtccgcctagtaagggttgtgatgactcaattcgatgaatgccatgttgagaacattccaagggaggaaaatgctaaggcagatgcattatcaaattttgcttcatctgagatagaagaaagttcaggaagtgtatacttccgcgttttgaagacacgaagcatcgatgttaagcttgtagctcctgtaggcctggggacgtcatggatagatcccattaaggcccacattcaaaccggttggttgccaaatgatgctactgaagcacgtaagttagctgttcgagcactaagttactctttgatagatgggattttgtataaaagatctttcgtggttccttacttaaggtgtctcaggaccgatgaggcacgcttggctcttggggaagtacatgaaggaatttgtgggcaacacttagGGGGTACGaccttagctcataagataacccgtttaggcttctattggccagaaatgatggctgatgtcaaagaatatgtgaagaagtgtgaccgctgtcagaagcatgcaccggtcggtagacaaccccccgagatgctgacctctatcaactcgctcatcccctttgctatgtggggaatagatattttggggcctttccccatggccacggcacaaaggaagttcctgattatagccattgattattttactaagtggatcgAAGTCaggcctttggccaaaatcacaactaagcaggttgcacaattattgtgggaaaatattatgtgccggtatgaaattccccgcatcctagtcactgacaatggaacacaattcaataacgaggaattcaagaagtactgtgaagaaaatgaaattgagttacggttcacctctgtggctcacccgcaatccaatgggcaagcggaagtggcaaatcggataatcctggatggactaaagaagatgatcgagaaatcgaggaataattgggtagatgagatactcccaatactatgggcctataggactacctgtagagtcacgactggagcaactcccttcatgttagcatatggggcagaagca
This window contains:
- the LOC141672148 gene encoding protein BIIDXI-like; protein product: MGMKMVWNSTGWKWVAVCALLVAHQVAAQVEDGLLINGDFETPPPGGFSNFGVSDGPVSIPSWKANGTVEIISSGEKQGGMILIVPEGEHAVRLGNDAEISQEVKLEKGSIYSVTFSAARTCAQLESLNVSVPPASQTIDLQTLYSVQGWDTYAWAVQVEEDDVRVVFRNPGMEDDPTCGPIIDDIAVKKLFVPEKVKDNAVLNGDFEEGPWMFRNASLGVLLPTNLDEETSSLPGWIVESNRAVRYIDSNHFTVPEGKRAIELLSGKEGIISQMVVTKPNKPYRLSFSLGHANDKCKQPLAVMAFAGDQAENIHYTPNSNATFQTADVNFTAKAERTRVAFYSVYYNTRSDDMTSLCGPVIDDVRVAISRSFRIKLGGIVLMLALACSLFGM